The segment ATTAATTATAAAATAATATTCTAAAAGGGAGCAATGTTCAAATATTACATATACTTCGCATTTCATTGTTTTACGCAGTATTATAAAATTTTAAAAAAGTATTACGAATCACTATGTCTCTTAATCAATAATCAAATTTTCCTGTGCGCTCTGTATAAAAAAGGTGGGGTTGAGGAAATGAGCCTGATGTTTTTTCTGTCGATTGTTTCCATAAACCAATTTCAGGATTATTCTGGATTGGGTATCCCGCAATCAGATTTATGGTTTTTTTAATACGTAAAAAAACCGGGAAAATGGATATCCTGCATCCATTTCTTTCTGCTTTATCGTGAAATCAACACTGGTGCGTCTGACATAAAAATGGATGTGAGGATATGAGTTCCACGGTTTAGTCCTGTATTATTTTTTGAACTCGGTCAAGGGACTGGGTCCCAGTTCCGTAACCGTGTTGACCACATCAGTAATGACCGATGCCCACTTCGCACCTTCTGATGCAGAGACGAACGTCATCCTGAAGCGGCGGTCATCGAGGCCGATGCTTTTCATCAGGCGCTTGACCATGAACATCCGCTTTGCTGCCTTGTAGTTGCCCTCAAGGTAGTGGCAGTCTCCGAAGTGACAACCTGATACGAGTACACCGTCTGCGCCATCGGCAAAAGCCTTCAGGACAAACAGTGCGTCGAGGCGTCCGGTACACATGACACGGACGACCCTGACGTCGGGTGGGTACTGGATACGGCCGCCACCGGCAAGGTCTGCACCGGCATACGAGCACCAGTTACAGAGAAGACCGATGATCTTGGGTTGCCAGATACCGGGTCCGCGTTCGGGGATCTTGAAATTTCCAGGAGCTGACATTTACTGCTCACCTCCGAGGAGGAATGCATCTATCTGCGCCACGATCTGGGGGGTTGCAAAGTGGTTCATCCAGATTGCACCACCGGGGCAGAAGCCACCACAGGTTCCGCAGCCTTTACACTTGGCTTCGGTTACTTCCATTACCGTGCGACCATCTTTCTCAACAAGCGCAAGCGCGCTGTACGGGCAAAGGTTCACACACATACCGCAGCCTGCGCATTTCTCATCAATGCAGCTGGCAAAGTATGGTTCGAGTTCGACTTCTCCCTTGTGGATCGGGATACTTGCTGCAGATGCTGCACCTTCAGCAGATGCTACCGTGTCGGGGATATCTTTTGGTCCCTGGCAGACACCGGCAAGGAAGACACCGGCAGTTGTTGTACCGCACGGGTTTAATTTCGGGTGGGCTTCCAACAGCCAGCCGTCCATCGAACAGGATACACCGAAGAGCTTGCGGGTTCGGTTCGTGTCAGCCGAGGGCTGTACTGCAGATGCGAGCACGACCATGTCGACTTCGATATCGACCGGGCGGTCGAGCAGTGTGTCGTCGGTCATGACGTGGAGTTTCTTTGTCTTGGCATCTTCAAGGATGTTTGCGACACGGCCCCGGATGAACTTTGCTCCTTCATCCTGGATACGGTAATAGAACTCTTCGTAGGCCTTACCGAATGACCGGATATCCATGTAGAAGAGATAGGGCGTGCATCCCGGAATCTTCTCGATGATCTGGTGGGCATGTTTCAGCGAATACATGCAGCAGAACCGTGAACAGTAGGGCTTGCCGACACCGGTGTTGTCACGGGAACCTGCACAGAGCACGAATGCGACTTTCTTGGGGGTTTCGCCATCGCTCGGGCGGACCAGGTGCCCGCCGGTTGGACCGGATGCACAGATGAGCCGCTCGAATTCGAGACCGGTGATAACGTTCTCGAACCGCTTGTATCCCCATTCCTCTTTCTTCTCAATCGGGAAGAGTTCGTACCCGGTAGCAAGGATGGCAGTACCTACCTTGACCTTGACAAACTCGTCCTTGGCTTCGAGATCGATTGCCTTCTTCTCGGGACCGCACGCAGTCACGCAGAGCCCGCACTTGACACAGGAATTGAAGTCAATGGTGTAGAGCAGGGGAACGACCTGCGGGTGGTTGATATAGATCGCCTTTCTCGGCTTCATACCCATTTCGAACTCGTTGGGCTTGACAACCGGGCAGATTGTTTCACAGTCACCGCAACCGTTACAGCCGCCACCGACAATACCGCGGGCTTCTGCTTCCTGGGGGGTGAGCACACCACGGGCTTTCTTGCGGATGGTTACATCAAAGTTGCCGATGTACCCTTCGACTTCATGAACTTCCGAGTAGGTGTACAGATCGATTAAGGACTCCCTACCGACATCCACCATCTTGGGGGTTAAGATACACTGGGAACAATCGAGCGTCGGGAACGTCTTGTCCAGCTGGGACATGCGCCCGCCGATACTGGTATCGGACTCAATCAGGTATGTCTTGATGCCTGCGGCAGAGAGATCGAGTGCTGCCTGCATACCTGCCACACCGGCGCCGACGACCATTGCCGCCTTTTCGACCGGGACAGTCTTTGGGAACAGATCCTGGAGGAGTGATGCTTTTGCAACGGCAATACGGATTGCGTCCTTTGCCTTGTCCGTGGATCCTACCTGGTCATGCATATGCACCCATGAGTTCTGCTCACGGATGTTCGCCATCTCGAACCGGAACGGGTTTAAGCCGCCTTCCTTGGTTGCTGTCCTGAAGGTTGGCTCGTGGAGACGGGGAGAGCATGCAGCGACTACGACACCGGTAAGCTTGTTGTCATGGATTGCCTTGTTAATCACAGCCTGCCCGGGCATCGAGCACATGTACTTGTAGTTGTCAACATAGGCTACATTCGGGACGGTTTTTACATATTCCTGCACGGCATTGATATCCATCGATCCAGCGATGTTTGTACCACAGTGGCAGATGAACACACCGACCCTGGGCTTCTGCTGGGTGGTGCTGCCGGTTGCTGCCGGCTTTGCAGCCGGGGCCTGTTTCTTAACTTCCTGTTTCACGGGGGCCGCCTTCTTTGTATCCTGCTTTTTGGTCTCGGTCTTTTTGGTGGTTGTTTTCTTCTTTTCTACCATTTCTTACCACCTCACAGCACCTTCTGAAGGAATGATTCGCAGCTGATTCCATGGAGATCGAGCCCGAGGTCCTGTGGACTCATTCCCTGTGCCAGGCCGAGGAGTTCAGCGAAGTGAAGAACGGGCAGGTTGTAGCTGACACCGAACTTTTCCTGAATCTCAATCTGACCACGGTCGAACTGGAGCTGACAGAACGGGCAGATATCCGTGAGGGCATCTACCTTCTCCTCTTGTAAATTGATCAGCTTCTCGTTGGTGATATCGAGTGCATGGACGATATCGTAACCACGGACACCGCCACCGGCCCCGCAGCACTGCATCTTGTTGCGGTATTCAACCGGAGTTGCACCGAGTGCAGCAACCAGTTCTTCCATCCATACGGGATGCTCGGTGTTTAACATGACTTCTTTTTCAAACTCCCGGTCCTTGTGGGGTTTGACGAGGTGGCAGCCGTAGTGGACAGCGATGCGGGCACCGGTCAGCGGGTTTGTGACACTGTCGCGGACCTTGTCAACACCGATGAACTTATCGTTGTAGAGGAGTTCGGCGGTGTGGTAGACGTTGATAGTACCTTTGTACTCCATATCTACTTCCTTGAGCACCTCATTGACGGCATCGCGGAGGTCCTTGTTGTGCTTGAGCTTGTGGTTGACTTCCCAGATCGACTTGTAGCATCCGTTGCAGACGAGTGCAATGTCCATCTTCATCTGCTCGGCAAGGACGAGGTTCCGTGCCGCCATTGCATAGAACACATTGAGATCAATGGATCCGAATGCGCCCGGTGCAGGACAGCAGCTTGCGCCCTTGAGAGGAACAAGTTCAACGCCGAGTTTTTTCATTGCCTTGATAGAGGCGGATTCGACACCGGGATACCGGTTGGGGGCAATGCATCCAAGATAGAATGCAAACTTGTGTTTTGCGCCTGATTCTGACATGTCTTATCCCTCCCTCTCCTTGATGATACGGTCGGCATTGGCCTTGAGCTTGTAGTGGTCAAGGATCTTCCTGATCGCGGGTAAATACTCCGGATACGAGTGGGTGGTCGGCGGATCGCGGGACAGGCCGATCTTCTCGCGGGCTGCACGGTTGACATCGTTGTTTGGCACACCGTGACCTGATGCATAGATTGCCGTAACGGTCTTTAAGAAGTTGACCGGGACGATATCCCTCTTAAATGCGAGGTTCCTCATGGCCATGATGACATCGGTGGGGATGATATCCCTTGGACACCGGTCTGAACAGCTGTAACAGGTAGTGCAGAGCCAGAGATCCGGATCGACTAATGATTCATTCTCAAGCCCGAGCACCGCTCTCCTCATAAACTTGCGGATGCGGTAAGAACTCCGGGGAGCCGAAGGGCAGGAGCCGGTACAGGTTCCGCACTGGTAGCACATATGGGCATTCGTGCGTGAGATGGCTTTCACGTTCTTGGTGAATTCAGGGTTTGAGTCCTCAAGATAAAGTCTCGTGTCCTGAAGTTTCTTATCCAGCGCTGCTGGGTAACCTTTTGTTCGTTCCATGGAACTCACGCCTTCTCCATCTGTTTGAGGTTAACCTGTCCTGTTATGTCCTCTTTCACCTTCGAGGTTCTCTTGGTGAAGAGTTTCTCTTTGATCTTCTTGAACAGGTCAGTCTCCGTGCCTTTCACGCGGACACCGGTCCTCTGCAGGACAATGATATCCTCACCGGGGCAGGCATTAACGCATGCACCGCACAGGATACAATAATCCTTGTTGACTGCAATGGTCTTTTCAATGCTGTTGAGTTTCATCTCTGCAGCGGGAATTGTCGAAGGGAGATATATCGCATTTGCCGGGCAGATATCTGCGCACGTTGAGCAGCCACCAGGGCATTTCTCTGCGTGGAATTCGATATCACCTTCAAAAATCTTCTCAACGGTGATAGCCTCTGTCGGGCAGTTCTTTGAGCACCACGTACAGGTGCAGCAGTTGTCCTTGATAATATCAACTTTGCCGACAACCTTGTCAGAAACAATTTCGCGCTCAACAGTAATGCACTCCTCAGGGCATGCTTCAACACACACTTTACATGCATCACATTTTGTTTCGTCCCAGATCACATCGCCTTCGACTTTTC is part of the Methanoregula sp. genome and harbors:
- the hdrC gene encoding CoB--CoM heterodisulfide reductase subunit C — encoded protein: MERTKGYPAALDKKLQDTRLYLEDSNPEFTKNVKAISRTNAHMCYQCGTCTGSCPSAPRSSYRIRKFMRRAVLGLENESLVDPDLWLCTTCYSCSDRCPRDIIPTDVIMAMRNLAFKRDIVPVNFLKTVTAIYASGHGVPNNDVNRAAREKIGLSRDPPTTHSYPEYLPAIRKILDHYKLKANADRIIKEREG
- a CDS encoding hydrogenase iron-sulfur subunit, with the translated sequence MSAPGNFKIPERGPGIWQPKIIGLLCNWCSYAGADLAGGGRIQYPPDVRVVRVMCTGRLDALFVLKAFADGADGVLVSGCHFGDCHYLEGNYKAAKRMFMVKRLMKSIGLDDRRFRMTFVSASEGAKWASVITDVVNTVTELGPSPLTEFKK
- a CDS encoding CoB--CoM heterodisulfide reductase iron-sulfur subunit A family protein, whose product is MVEKKKTTTKKTETKKQDTKKAAPVKQEVKKQAPAAKPAATGSTTQQKPRVGVFICHCGTNIAGSMDINAVQEYVKTVPNVAYVDNYKYMCSMPGQAVINKAIHDNKLTGVVVAACSPRLHEPTFRTATKEGGLNPFRFEMANIREQNSWVHMHDQVGSTDKAKDAIRIAVAKASLLQDLFPKTVPVEKAAMVVGAGVAGMQAALDLSAAGIKTYLIESDTSIGGRMSQLDKTFPTLDCSQCILTPKMVDVGRESLIDLYTYSEVHEVEGYIGNFDVTIRKKARGVLTPQEAEARGIVGGGCNGCGDCETICPVVKPNEFEMGMKPRKAIYINHPQVVPLLYTIDFNSCVKCGLCVTACGPEKKAIDLEAKDEFVKVKVGTAILATGYELFPIEKKEEWGYKRFENVITGLEFERLICASGPTGGHLVRPSDGETPKKVAFVLCAGSRDNTGVGKPYCSRFCCMYSLKHAHQIIEKIPGCTPYLFYMDIRSFGKAYEEFYYRIQDEGAKFIRGRVANILEDAKTKKLHVMTDDTLLDRPVDIEVDMVVLASAVQPSADTNRTRKLFGVSCSMDGWLLEAHPKLNPCGTTTAGVFLAGVCQGPKDIPDTVASAEGAASAASIPIHKGEVELEPYFASCIDEKCAGCGMCVNLCPYSALALVEKDGRTVMEVTEAKCKGCGTCGGFCPGGAIWMNHFATPQIVAQIDAFLLGGEQ
- the hdrB gene encoding CoB--CoM heterodisulfide reductase subunit B; translation: MSESGAKHKFAFYLGCIAPNRYPGVESASIKAMKKLGVELVPLKGASCCPAPGAFGSIDLNVFYAMAARNLVLAEQMKMDIALVCNGCYKSIWEVNHKLKHNKDLRDAVNEVLKEVDMEYKGTINVYHTAELLYNDKFIGVDKVRDSVTNPLTGARIAVHYGCHLVKPHKDREFEKEVMLNTEHPVWMEELVAALGATPVEYRNKMQCCGAGGGVRGYDIVHALDITNEKLINLQEEKVDALTDICPFCQLQFDRGQIEIQEKFGVSYNLPVLHFAELLGLAQGMSPQDLGLDLHGISCESFLQKVL